In the Corythoichthys intestinalis isolate RoL2023-P3 chromosome 12, ASM3026506v1, whole genome shotgun sequence genome, one interval contains:
- the gdf3 gene encoding protein DVR-1 — translation MDELVFLRIFILVAVGVDAVPQERLILSALGLAERPATAEGISGQRSRGKEIPPALLKRFRKTESDQTNEGEPCTIAEYGVRGNIIRYVQDQGGVVLGSGVACPGCLEQHLFFNLAVLESLEVLSLAQLHINFIWRFWPKGPGRAATFLRSSPTFSAILYKVVRPTLKGADPRANRRLLLSQSVRPGPGDASVTLDITSLAESWRQSTRNYGLILELRPMDADPDRSCALPSARASLVAVSLHPQQCRSRQRRSTAHVMPPMSPSNICKARRLYVDFKDVGWQDWIIAPQGYMANYCHGECPFPLSDSLNSTNHAILQTLVHSLDPGTTPQPCCVPVRFSPISMLYYDNNDNVVLRHYQDMVVDECGCR, via the exons ATGGATGAGCTCGTGTTCCTGAGGATCTTCATCCTGGTCGCGGTCGGCGTAGACGCTGTCCCCCAGGAGCGACTCATTCTCAGCGCCCTGGGCCTCGCCGAGCGGCCGGCCACCGCCGAGGGCATCTCCGGGCAAAGATCACGGGGGAAAGAGATTCCACCGGCCCTCTTGAAGAGGTTCCGGAAGACGGAGAGCGATCAGACCAACGAGGGCGAGCCGTGCACGATTGCGGAGTACGGCGTCCGGGGAAACATTATCAGATACGTGCAGGATCAAG GTGGTGTAGTTCTGGGTTCTGGCGTGGCGTGCCCAGGCTGTTTGGAACAGCATCTCTTTTTCAATCTAGCAGTCCTGGAGTCATTGGAAGTCTTATCTCTGGCTCAGCTGCACATCAACTTCATCTGGAGATTTTGGCCTAAGGGCCCTGGGAGGGCAGCGACCTTCCTACGAAGCAGTCCCACCTTCAGTGCTATTCTGTACAAAGTAGTCCGGCCCACATTGAAAGGTGCCGACCCTCGGGCCAACCGCCGCCTTCTCCTGTCCCAGTCGGTCAGGCCGGGCCCGGGAGATGCGTCCGTCACCTTGGATATCACCTCGCTGGCCGAGTCCTGGCGCCAATCGACCCGCAATTATGGTTTGATTCTGGAACTGCGGCCTATGGACGCCGACCCGGACCGGTCGTGCGCGCTGCCATCTGCGCGGGCCTCCCTGGTGGCAGTCTCGCTTCACCCGCAACAGTGCCGTTCCCGGCAGCGGAGGAGTACTGCCCACGTCATGCCCCCGATGTCGCCCAGCAACATCTGCAAGGCCCGCCGCCTCTACGTGGACTTCAAAGACGTTGGCTGGCAGGACTGGATCATTGCACCTCAAGGCTACATGGCAAACTACTGCCACGGCGAGTGCCCCTTTCCACTCAGCGACAGCTTGAACAGCACCAACCACGCCATCTTGCAGACTCTGGTCCACTCGCTGGACCCGGGGACCACCCCTCAGCCCTGCTGCGTACCTGTCCGCTTCTCGCCCATCTCCATGCTCTATTACGACAACAATGACAACGTCGTGCTACGACACTACCAGGACATGGTGGTGGACGAGTGCGGCTGCAGATGA